DNA from Pyrinomonadaceae bacterium:
GCGCTGCTCTGAAAAATGCCTCCTATGCGGCCTCCTTCCGGGTGACTTGGTAGCCGAGATCCTCTAAGCGCTTGGTCAGCCGACGAACAACGACTTTTTGAGAGCGCTGATCGTGGTACGTAGCCCCCAACTCCTGGTAGGTCTTCTCATCCCGGATGAGGTTGTAGACAATCACCAAAATCGCATGCGCCACAGCCATGGCCGCTCGTTTGCTGCCGAGGCGCCGGGCCAGGCGGTGGTACTGGGCGGCAAGGAAGGTGTCCTTGCTCCGAGAGGCTGCCCAGGCCGCTTCAAGCAGAGGCGAACGAATCCAAGGATTGCCGCGACCGACGTGCTCGGGCTTGGCCTGCCCGGCGCTGCGACGGTTTCCGGGACAGACCTTGGCCCAGGAAGCCAGGTGGCGAGCCGTGGCGAAGCGACTCATGTCGGTCCCGATCTCGGCGAGCACTTCCTCAGCGACCCGCCGTCCCACCCCGGGAATCGTCTCCAGCCGTTGAAGGATCGGTTCGAAAGGGCGCAGGCGGCCCTCGATCTCGCCGTTGAGGCGAGCGATTCGAGCCTCGATTTCCTCGATGTGGGCTAGCTGCTCTCCCAGCAGGAAACGCTGATGGGGACCCACTAGACCCCAAAGGGCCTGCTCAAGCTGCTCGGACTTCTGCTTCAGGCGTCCTCGCGCCAGCGAGGCCAAAGCCGC
Protein-coding regions in this window:
- a CDS encoding IS110 family transposase, with protein sequence MRVIHERCAGMDVHKKTVVVCAITAEGRQVRTFDTMTESLLALTEWLEGLECRVVAMESTGVYWKPVYNLLEAANFEPMVVNAQHIKAVPGRKTDVRDAEWIADLLRHGLLRASFIPDRGQRELRELVRYRRSLVQERSREANRLQKVLEGANVKLSSVATDVLGRSGRDMLTAIVQGTEDPAALASLARGRLKQKSEQLEQALWGLVGPHQRFLLGEQLAHIEEIEARIARLNGEIEGRLRPFEPILQRLETIPGVGRRVAEEVLAEIGTDMSRFATARHLASWAKVCPGNRRSAGQAKPEHVGRGNPWIRSPLLEAAWAASRSKDTFLAAQYHRLARRLGSKRAAMAVAHAILVIVYNLIRDEKTYQELGATYHDQRSQKVVVRRLTKRLEDLGYQVTRKEAA